The genomic region CTTCATGTGCTTCGTCCATCCTGTCATCATCTGTGAGACTGTCAGCTACACTCTCCTCATTCGTCACGTGCTTGGTCCATCTTCGCAGCACCAGCGAGACACTCAGCTACTCCCTCCTCTACGTCTTCATGTGCTTCGTCCATCCTGTCATCATCTGTGAGACTGTCAGCTACACTCTCCTCTGATTCGTCACGTGCTTGGTCCATCTTCGCAGCACCAGCGAGACTCTCAGCTGCTCCCTCCTCCACGTTTTCATGTGATTGGTCCATCCTGTCATCATCTGTGAGACTGTCAGCTACACTCTCCTCTGATTCGTCACGTGCTTGGTCCATCTTCGCAGCACCAGCGAGACTCTCAGCTACTGCCTCCTCCACGTATTCATGTGCTTGGTCCATCCTGTCATCATCTGTGAGACTGTCAGCTACACTCTCCTCTGATTCGTCACGTGCTTGGTCCATCTTCGCAGCACCAGCGAGACTCTCAGCTGCTCCCTCCTCCACGTCTTCATGTGCTTGCTCCATCCTGTCATCATCTGTGAGACTGGCAGCTACACTCTCCTCTGATTCGTCACGTGCTTGGTCCATCTTCGCAGCACCAGCGAGGCTCAGCTACTCCCTCCTCCACGTCTTCATGTGCTTGGTCCATCCTGTCATCATCTGTGAGACTCTCAGCTACACTATCCCCTGATTCATCACGTGCTTGGTCCATCTTCGCAGCACCAGCGAGACTCTCAGCTACTCCCTCCTCCACGTCTTCATGTGCTTGGTCCATCCTGTCATCATCTGTGAGACTGTCAGCTACACTCTCCTCTGATTCGTCACGTGCTTGGTCCATCTTCGCAGCACCAGCGAGACTCTCAGCTGCTCCCTCCTCCACGTCTTCATGTGCTTCGTCCATCCTGTCATCATCTGCGAGACTGTCAGCTACACTCTCCTCTGATTCGTCACGTGCTTGGTCCATCTTCGCAGCACCAGCGAGACTCTCAGCTGCTCCCTCCTCCACGTATTCATGTGCTTGGTCCATCCTGTCATCATCTGTGAGACTGTCAGCTACACTCTCCTCTGATTCGTCATGTACTTGGTCCATCTTCGCAGCTCCAGCGAGACTCTTAGCTACTCCCTCCTCCACGTCTTAAAGTGCTTGGTCCATCCTGTCATCACCTGTGAGACTGTCAGCTACACTCTCCTCTGATTCGTCACGTGCTTGGTCCATCTTCGCAGCACCAGCGAGACTCTCAGCTACTCCCTCCTCCACATCTTCATGTGCTTGGTCCATCCTGTCATCATCTGTGAGACTGTCAGCTACACTCTCCTCTGATTCGTCACGTGCTTGGTCCATCTTCGCAGCACCAGTGAGACTCTCAGCTACTCCCTCCTCCACGTCTTCATGTGCTTGGTCCATCCTGTCATCATCTGTGAGACTGTCAGCTATACTCTCCTCTGATTCGTCCCGTGCTTGGTCCATCTTCGCAGCACCAGTGAGACTCTCAGCTACTCCCTCCTCCACGTCTTCATGTGCTTGGTCCATCCTGTCATCATCTGTGAGACTGGCAGCTACACTCTCCTCTGATACGTCACGTGCTTGGTCCATCTTCGCAGCACCAGCGAGACTCTCAGCTACTCCCTCCTCCACGTCTCCATGTGCTTGGTCCATCCTGTCATCATCAATGAGACTCTCAGCTCCTCCCTCCTCCACATCGTCACTGTTGCGCTCCATCTCGGTGTCATCCACGACCCTGTCGGCGGCGCCCTCCTCTAACTGTTTACTGGCTTCGTCCACTTCGACAGCATCCAGGAGACTCTTGAATGCCCCTTCCTCTAACTCGTCACGGGCTCGATCAATCTTGGTAGCGTCCACCTAGGGCAACCACGATGGTATTAGCTGCATTATTATACTACAAACAACATTATTCACCTAgaacttacattataaaattcatAAATTGTGAGAGTTGATATTAAGCATTATTAGTTTGCGAGTGACACCAGAGGTGTAAAAAACATCAAATCTGAACAGTACTGGTAATGGTTGGCAGCTGATAAATAATATGCAGGACTGTTATTAGCAAACAAAGTTTTGAGATTATGAACTTAATATATGGTTTGAATAAAGGCATCTTCTGTTCTACAAGATAGCGTTGAGGATCTATTATTGGCAATAGGGCTGTAAAGAAAAAGTTTCACTGATACCTGGTAAGTTATCAATTAAACTGAATCTTGAACGTAATTCCTCCGCTGCAAATGGTTTCGATGTGGCTATGGACAGTGTTAAGGAATTCTCCCTCCTGATGTTGATGTTTAAATAAGGGTCTTCTCACTGGAAGTTACCTGACTCATTTGTACATTAGCACACGAAGAAAACTGTGTCAGTTATAAGCGTTATATGGTTTGGAGATTCACAAGTAGCTCAGAATTCCTCATTTGGTCTTATTCTCTGAATTAATAATGCTACACAATTGGCCCACAGCGAGTCCAGTCCTCCAGAACAACCATCTTAACtttaaacatacactatgtgatcaaaagtatccggacaccccccaaaacatacgtttttcatattaggtgtattgtgctgccacctactaccaggtactccatataagctaCCTCAGTGGTTATTAGACATccctgacttcgaacgtggtcggttgattgggtgtcatacgtctgtacgtgagatttccacactcctaaacatccctaggtccactatttccgatgtgatagtgaagtggtaacgtgaagagacatgtacatcacaaaagcgtacaggccgacctcgtgtgttgactgacagagaccgccgacagttgaagagggtcgtaatacgtAATATCTacccggaccatcacacaggaattccaaactgcatcaggatccactgaagtactatgacacaccgagcgaggtggcgcagtggctagcacactcgactcgcatgcgggaggccgacggttcaatcccgcgtccggccatcctgatttacgttttccatgatttccctaaatcgctccaggcaaatgccgggatggttcctttgaaagggcactgccgacttccttctccgtccttccctaagccgatgagaccgatgacctcagtgtctggtctccttccccaaaaaacaacaacaacaagtactatgacagttacgcgggagatgagaaaacttggatttcataatcgagcagctgctcataaaccacacatcacgccggtaaatttcaaacgatgcctcgcttggtgtaaggagcataaacattgggcgactgaacattggaaaaacgttgtgtggagtgacgaatcacggtacacaatgtggcgttccgatggcggggtgtgggtatgacgaatgcctggtAAACGTCATATGCCagtgcgtgtagtgccaacagtaaaattcggaggcggtggtgttatggtgtagtgttTTTCGTGAAaggggcctgcaccccttgttgttttgcgtggcgctatcacagcacaggcctacattgatgttctaagcacctccttgcttcccactgttgaagagcaattcagggatggcgatttcatctttcaacaagatcgagcacctgttcttaatgcacggcctatggcggagtgtttacacgataataacgttcctgtaatggactggcctgcacagagtcctgacgtgaatcctatagaacacttttgggatgttttggaacgccgacttcgtggcaggcctcaccgaccgacatcgataactctcctctgtgcagcactcagtgaaaaatgggctgccattccccaagaaaccttccagcatctgattgaacgtatgcctgcgagagtggaagctgtcatcaaggctaatggtgggtcaACACcgtcgatggagggtgccacgaacttgtaagtcattttcagccacgtgtccggatacgtttgaccaCATAATATATATCTGATCGTATGTGACGATGTTAGATAAAAAATTATCACGGTCAGCCTAGTAACGTGCAAGaagttctgcacagatggtcctttgatggtctttatgatcttctgttagggcTAGGAACCCAGTGGCCACACACCTTTAAGTGCCTTAACTGATGGACAAATGTATCAGCACTACCATCAGAGATGTTGACCTGAAGAAACGTTATTACCGGCCAGTGTTTCACAGAAGATCTCAAAGAGGATGGCAATAGATAATCACTTTAGAGTACAACatcaattctgaggaaaacagcccaccacttctgagctgtggttgccTGACTAACGTATCTGAAGATTCCGGTGAAGATATCAAGGGAAGATACTGACAGGGTATAACACCATAAATTGACGACACTACCCGATTAGCGTATCAAACAGATTTTCAAAGAATAGTGTCAATAGGCAACATAATACAATCTACCTTCTTAGTTGTGGAATCAGTAGAAACAATTAGCAGTGTTaaaatatattgatgtacagtTGTGATCTCTCAAGATCAATATCGTAAATCAATCCACAATAtataagaaaaattctgagtacacTACAGAGAATCTTTAGAGATGGATTCTCTAAActagtgtacagggtgttacaaaaaggtacggcctaactttcaggaaaccttcctcacacacaaataaagaaaagatgttatgtgcacatgtgtccggaaacgcttaatttccatgttgacactattccgacggaaggcgaacgtgagtggcttgtggtctgtatatatagtgaaagttcgcgcttccacttggggccgaaaatatttcactgcctggtatactgccaggagctcacggtcatatgtgctccattttctctgtgcaggcgaaagcttgtgggaataatacgccagtggctgccatgcgttgtcggaccattgttgtaacgcggcacCTATCGCCGTCTGGCTAGCATCTACgacaattgctaatggcgcgtcgagccgtgggtgtgcgagaagcgccgcgtcggccatgctcTTCTTTGTTGCCTcgaacgcagaacacatgtcctctgtccactgtatcagagacttgctatttactttagggcctgataatgccgccgtcaaaggttcctgcagctccgcagcgtgaggaaggtgtcatcgataaaaattgagcatccccaaaaaacgacgtaattctttgatcgcagttggtcggggtagctgcgagatagcgtccaccttctcggacagaggaagagagccttcagcagaaatcttatggccaagaaatgtcacctctgactgcccaaaaacacacttgtccacgttcaagacgacaccgtaacgctccaatcgcttgaaaatctctcgcagatgttgtcggtgttgttcgtggtcagcagagaacactaacacatcgtccaggtaggggaaacaaaacggcaacccctggagaaccgagtctataaacctttgccaggtctgagcggcattgcgtaaaccgaaagtcataaatttgctttcaaataaaccgaaaggcgttattattgcagtctttggaatgtcgtcattggccaccggaatctgtgtatacgctttagcgcagtccagaactgtgaacaccgtggcaccatgtaaagcgtgattataatccctcagtaacggaacgggatatctgtccggcactgttcgcgcgttaagcgcacggtagtcaccgcatgggcgccaagctccatccttcttcggaacaagatgtaatgcggaggaccacgagctcttagatggccgcattatgccctcgcgaatcatggcgtcaaattctgccttcgctatcttcaatcggtccggagcgagatgcctaggtcggcatgctactgggggaccatcagtcgtttgaatgtgatgcaccgtgtcatgtggtatacacctgggagcgccgggcggcctggtcaagttcggattagttaagcagtaattcggtgtactcaccctccgtagcatggaccaacttggcactgtgcgttgcggtgttgcgacggaaacccgtgactgctaagccagtgacgctgtctaccaagcgtgcgttcgcgacgtccAGCAGCAGGTGGTAGTGCGCGAGGAGATCAGCCTcgacgatcgcctccgtgacgtcagccactgtaaaattccactcgtacgcgcgacgtaggccgagattaagctccatcctaTGTGTAccatatgttgcgatggaagaattgttggcagccgtcagacggaaggcatttggcggccggcaacgatgtacggctgttcgtggtatgatactcaggtccgacccagtgtcaattaaaaactttacgccggaactcctatcggtaacgaacaggTGCTCGGAGGATAACTGGCAGCcggttgcgcctattgtcgaccgccggtggtgtttgggtgcgagcatggaattgtgcacttccttgcctgatcgttgaatcgtcggtggtaccagcacaacggtacctcgccttgcggagtggtagtaccgccggaagatctgcttctcgaacgccgtcgtctgtatcggcttcttctattgTTGTCGTCATCACGTGCCAGAAGCGCACTGACCTGGGCGCACAAAAGCTCGACCTTGGCCGCGAGTGAATCGTGGTCggcccgtgctacagacgcggtactgACCGGAGCCGGTGGTATCGCGTCCTGAatccggtctgctagctgcgccacgtcatccagcggcatgtccgtttgtgaggcgattatggcttttatttgcggcggcaacctactgctccacagcgttctgagcagactgtctggcacagtaacggtgtcaactttTCTGCGTAGATGTCTCAGGTATTGAGAAAgcttcctgtcgccaatttcttcctgtgtcagaacctgacatatccggtcctcttgtgacgcggccacccgtcgaatcagctctgattttagcctggcataagctccagTCTCGGGTggtgctgtgattatgtcctgcacctcggctgcGTAACGTTGGTCGAGCTGGCTCacagcgcaaatttagttgcttcggccgttattccagcgcagccaaaacttgcctctgcctgcgcgaatcagagtaccgggttgtcgggccagaacggcggcaaacAGACTGCAATCCTGTAGATGGCCTGCTGTTCTGTAattatgtgctcgttacttacgtagctcacgCCTGCTTCTTCTTAATCGCGTCGGTTTTTGCttggatcacgtcggggtcaccacttgtcgggtTCAGCTacactggtggctgtccgacctttgcttaacgtgattcagaagaataaagacctccagttcagcaacaataactttattacgaGCGTGTATCTGAtgacgcccggcatgcatggactgatcggagttacaaaatttgcttccggcctctacagaaggatccttaatcctgggaaaacttccgtagttattggagagaaaacagtactcgtccacacaagggGAGGCACGGAACTACCaattaactcaaaaaacaaggaataataataataaacagaacgtatgtaaaagctagaaaacacagagcctctagaggctgggcgcggaactataCAGACATCGTGTACAGAAAttacgaccgcacagcactgcactgacgcacgcgcgcacacacacacacacacacacacacacacacacacacacacaccggcgggCTTGAATTAGCACGCGGCAGCGTCGCTACAGAACTTTTGTCATTGTGTCAACCACTGAATAACTCTTTCCGAAAGTATTTCTGTAAATTGTCACCAATTATAAAAATCGTAAATGGCTTTGCGGAcgtgctattttggcagcaaaaaaaaaaaaaaaattaaaaatcccgACATCAATGCAATCAACCACGCAATTGAATAACAAATTACAGGAGATTCTATTAAATATAAATCGATTGACAGCGACATGAACGCGGACAAAGTTGTTAATTATTCAATTGAGTTGTTAAATTCATTGGATCCTCCTGGTGTGCCATCGCACAGATTGTCACTCAGAGTCAGCGTGCCAATTATTATCTTGCAGAATGTTAATTCACGCCAATTGTGTAATGGAACAAGACCCGCTGTGAAAAAACTAATGCCGAATGTTATCGAGGAAACTATTCTTCATAGAAAGCCGAAAGGAGAAGATGTGCTCATTCCACGCGTTCCCATCATTCCCACCTATATGCTGCCTGTTTCAAAAGACTGCAGTTGCCCATTCGACTTGCATTCTCAGTGACCATCAATGAGGCACAAAGCACAAGATCGGTCACTTCAAGCTTGCGGATTGAATATAGAAAAACATTGCTTTTCACATGCCAATTGTATGTTGCATGCTGACGAGTCAGACAGCCGAGAAATTTGTTTTTTTGCCgaagatggaaaaataaaaaataaaaatattgtctactctaAAGCACTTAAGTAAATGCAACAAAAGGAAATGAATTTAGTAAATGcaacaaaatgaaatgaatatcATTTTTACCTCACCTTTGTCCGCCCccagtagttgagtggtcagcgttacagactaaggacccgggttcgattcccggctgggtcggagattttctccgctcagggactgggtgttgtgttgtcctaatcatcatcatttcatccccatcaatgcgcAAGTCGGTGAAgtagtgtcaaatcgaaagacttgcactaggcgagcggtctacccaacgggaggccctcgtcacacaccaTTATTTATTATACCTCACCTTTATGTATCACTCAATTTCAAAAAACGTATACTttatcaataataaaataaatatctttCTTTTCATCATTCCTAATTAAAAAAGATAAACTCTTTCAAATTTCAGACAACATTTAAATTTTATCTTCCTGTCAAATACTTGTGAAGTTCTTCCCACATATGACACAGGGAACCATTTGTTGCTGGTATGGTTTATTGCCTTCTGATCATGATTAACAAGTCCTATTATCTTCTGTCTACCTTTCTCCAAATATATTATCAATCACAGTAGAACTGTTACCATTATTGtatgcaaatttttaaaatatgatatGCACTGTCATATAGGTAGTAGGCGGTGCATCACGGGGTCAAAGGCTGCATGTTGGTGTGTTACAGTATATTGGGAATTGGCAGGTATTACTAGGTCAGTGTCAATTACTTTCCCGTACACCTTAAACAAAAAAGTCTGTAGGATGATATGTTCGTTGTTTTAATCTTAGAGTACAATATAATACAAGGTCTATTGGTTAATACATTATTTGTGTGTATTTCAATATGCTTTCGACAGTTAATCAGTTCGTGTATAGCTTAGAGATTTAGCTAATATCTTTATAACATAAATAGTACAACATGTTTAGGTCAGACCAACACTGGGTTTTGGGATTCATATTCATATCATTACAGTCTAAAACATTCAGTAGctcattacataatttttttttgttttgtacccttgtCACATTGAAgcactgtgtttttgtgttttttgtatagATGCATAATCTTTAAATGTCACATACCTTGAaaaatacactgagttgacaaaagtcatgggatagctattcaacatatacagatggccacagtattgcgtgcacgaggtataaaagggcagtgcattggcaaagctgtcaCTGCCACTCAGATGATTCTCgtggaaaggtgtccgacgtgattgtggctgcacgacgggaattaacagactttgaacatggattgATATTTTGAGATAGTCATGAGACATTCCAGTTTGAAAATCATTGGGGAATTCAAtgctccaagatccacagtgtgaagagtgtgccgagaatatgagatttcaggctttacctctcagcgCGACCAACGCAGTGGACAATGGCCtttacttaatgaccgagagcagcagcatctgCATAGAGTTGTGGGACATACAATGAACATATCCACCAGGACAGCAtgttgaaatttggcgttaatgggttatggtaaCAGATGTACAatacgagtgtctttgctaacagcacatcacctacagcgcctctcaagGGCTCATAACCATATcacttggaccctagatgactggaaaactatggccaggtcaggtgagttctgatttcagctggtaagagcttatgttagggttcgagtgtcgTGCAGACCCCTTGAAGCCATGGATGCactttgtcaacaagccactgtgcaagcacatggcagctccataatggtgtgggctgtgtttacatttactggactgggtcctctggtccaactgaactgatcactgactgtaaatagttatgtttggctagttggagaccatttgcagcaatccATGGACTCAAGTtcccaaataacaatggaatttcTACGGATGGCACTGCACCAAGTCACCCAGCCACAACTGTCTGTGACTGGTTGCaaaaacattctgaacaattcaagcaatcaatttggccactcagattgtcTGACATCAATCCCATcacaaatttatgggacataaacgagacatcagttcatacacaaaatcctgcacaggcaattctttcacaattatggacagctatagaggcagcatggctcagtatttctgcagaagacttccaatgacttgtggcACCCATGCCTTGTCAaggtgctgcactacgctggggaaAAGGAGATCCCAcatgatattaggatgtatcccactacttttgtcacctcagtgtaacattCTTTCTACTGTTAAAAATTAGTGTAGACTTTGTGTGGACCATTTGTTCAGTCTTCAGTTGTCTGATGATTGCCTAGAAagctgaaagaaagttcacaacaaaatataaaattcatattattgtcagtattatgaaaaagacagatttctactcaccatatagaggagatgttgagtcgcaaggaggcacaacaaaaatac from Schistocerca cancellata isolate TAMUIC-IGC-003103 chromosome 7, iqSchCanc2.1, whole genome shotgun sequence harbors:
- the LOC126092641 gene encoding uncharacterized protein LOC126092641, producing MSQVDATKIDRARDELEEGAFKSLLDAVEVDEASKQLEEGAADRVVDDTEMERNSDDVEEGGAESLIDDDRMDQAHGDVEEGMDQARDESEESVADSLTDDDRMDQDHEELASDLHMDTAKMEQGDEGEAAVSVSNHPSGAISTQ